From a region of the Actinomadura luzonensis genome:
- a CDS encoding extracellular solute-binding protein: protein MRRTPAACCTILVAALSAACATSGQKQTQQADQNAPMTLSFWSTGGDDETATFQKAADLYHQKHPNVTVKVQTLSWDDAYAKLLAAATSRTGPDILSGGMTWTIQFGARGAMVDLREHGIDALKGQAQPAQWESAVSPDGSVYGVPLDMSTMTLYYRTDLLKEAGLDGPPTTWQELVDDIGKLKAAGVKKPYSQDWGNLDWIGYFNYLYQAGGAFYTPDCKPSLNTPQAERALTYWVDLYRKHGAPTATVEGSDALDTGTAMVVAGNWIAKGIDANKPKLKGKWAMAALPAGPAGPTTFIGGRAIGVTSYSKYARTGADFVRFMYSDEAIAAVADEARKRNISYIPPRPDKIVGGSTFTPEQAQVFAQAISTGKAAPGCPGWDESASDVAKQLQSAILGKSDVRTALTEAAKVMQRNAG from the coding sequence ATGCGACGAACCCCGGCAGCCTGCTGCACCATCCTCGTGGCGGCGCTGAGCGCCGCCTGCGCCACCAGCGGGCAGAAGCAGACCCAGCAGGCCGACCAGAACGCCCCCATGACCCTGTCCTTCTGGTCCACCGGCGGCGACGACGAGACGGCCACCTTCCAGAAGGCCGCCGACCTGTACCACCAGAAGCACCCCAACGTGACGGTCAAGGTGCAGACCCTGTCGTGGGACGACGCCTACGCCAAGCTCCTGGCCGCGGCCACCAGCCGCACCGGCCCCGACATCCTGTCCGGCGGCATGACCTGGACCATCCAGTTCGGCGCCCGCGGCGCGATGGTGGACCTGCGCGAGCACGGCATCGACGCGCTCAAGGGGCAGGCCCAGCCCGCCCAGTGGGAGTCGGCGGTCTCCCCCGACGGCTCGGTGTACGGGGTGCCGCTCGACATGTCCACCATGACCCTCTACTACCGCACCGACCTGCTGAAGGAGGCCGGGCTCGACGGCCCGCCCACCACGTGGCAGGAGCTGGTCGACGACATCGGCAAGCTCAAGGCGGCCGGGGTGAAGAAGCCCTACAGCCAGGACTGGGGCAACCTCGACTGGATCGGCTACTTCAACTACCTCTACCAGGCCGGCGGCGCGTTCTACACCCCCGACTGCAAGCCGTCGCTGAACACCCCGCAGGCCGAGCGGGCGCTGACGTACTGGGTGGACCTCTACCGCAAGCACGGCGCGCCCACCGCCACCGTCGAGGGCTCCGACGCGCTCGACACCGGCACCGCGATGGTGGTGGCCGGCAACTGGATCGCCAAGGGCATCGACGCCAACAAGCCGAAGCTGAAGGGCAAGTGGGCGATGGCGGCGCTGCCCGCCGGGCCGGCCGGGCCGACCACGTTCATCGGCGGCCGGGCGATCGGCGTGACCTCCTACAGCAAGTACGCCCGGACCGGCGCGGACTTCGTCAGGTTCATGTACAGCGACGAGGCCATCGCCGCCGTCGCCGACGAGGCCAGGAAGCGCAACATCTCCTACATCCCGCCGCGCCCGGACAAGATCGTGGGCGGCTCGACGTTCACGCCGGAGCAGGCGCAGGTGTTCGCGCAGGCGATCAGCACCGGCAAGGCCGCCCCGGGCTGCCCCGGCTGGGACGAGAGCGCCTCCGACGTCGCCAAGCAGCTCCAGTCGGCCATCCTCGGCAAGTCGGACGTCAGGACCGCGCTCACGGAGGCGGCCAAGGTCATGCAGCGCAACGCCGGATAG
- the hisG gene encoding ATP phosphoribosyltransferase, translating into MLRLAVPNKGALSEAAQAILKEAGYRPRRDSKELVVVDEDNGCELFFLRPRDIAVYVGEGTLDAGITGRDMLVDSGAPVEEIMPLGFGGSTFRLAATAGAMTSVKDLDGRRIATSYPGLLEKYLSDQGVDARVIKLDGAVETAIRLGVADAVADVVETGTTLRNVGLEVFGDPIMRSEAVLIKRQGAPETAGEGQLVRRFQGVVHARDFVMMDYDIRAERIEEAIALTPGMEGPTVSPLHREGWVAVRAMVRRKGHQQVMDQLWDIGARAILVTDIYACRL; encoded by the coding sequence ATGCTGCGTCTGGCAGTACCCAACAAGGGCGCGCTCAGCGAGGCCGCCCAGGCCATCCTCAAGGAGGCCGGCTACCGGCCCCGCCGCGACAGCAAGGAGCTGGTCGTGGTCGACGAGGACAACGGCTGCGAGCTGTTCTTCCTGCGCCCCCGCGACATCGCCGTCTACGTCGGCGAGGGCACCCTCGACGCCGGCATCACCGGCCGCGACATGCTCGTCGACTCCGGCGCGCCGGTCGAGGAGATCATGCCGCTCGGCTTCGGCGGCTCCACCTTCCGGCTGGCCGCCACCGCCGGCGCGATGACCTCCGTCAAGGACCTCGACGGCCGGCGCATCGCCACCTCCTACCCGGGCCTGCTGGAGAAGTACCTGTCCGACCAGGGCGTCGACGCCCGCGTGATCAAGCTGGACGGCGCGGTCGAGACCGCGATCCGGCTCGGCGTGGCCGACGCCGTCGCCGACGTCGTGGAGACCGGCACCACGCTGCGCAACGTCGGCCTGGAGGTCTTCGGCGACCCGATCATGCGCTCCGAGGCCGTGCTGATCAAGCGGCAGGGCGCGCCGGAGACGGCCGGCGAGGGCCAGCTCGTGCGCCGCTTCCAGGGCGTCGTGCACGCCCGCGACTTCGTGATGATGGACTACGACATCCGTGCCGAGCGCATCGAGGAGGCCATCGCGCTCACGCCCGGCATGGAGGGCCCCACGGTCTCGCCGCTGCACCGCGAGGGCTGGGTGGCGGTGCGCGCGATGGTCCGCCGCAAGGGCCACCAGCAGGTGATGGACCAGCTCTGGGACATCGGCGCCCGCGCCATCCTGGTCACCGACATCTACGCCTGCCGCCTCTGA
- a CDS encoding carbohydrate ABC transporter permease, translating to MAVAPMDTAAAPARRARHEQPPAGGGRARVNRHLLRLPFYLLSLTMVVPFYWLVITVLKPPAELSRIPPSFVPRSPSYVNFYDPGWSARQVNPGHLAGVLQRFQVDFGFWRFLFNSVVITTSITVGSLLICSLAAYVITKHQIKGRRVIFLMVIASMMVPWQTTLIPNYVIMRNLGWLDTYTAYIVPALAKAFVLFFLVQFLQSVPDELIQAARVDGAGEWRIWWKIVLPLLRPALAAMSIFIVLAEWNNFLWPLVIVQSDEMANLPVALARLNSYFGAPDQQGAIMAGGLIASVPTIVFFLVFQKYFTRGIALSGLKG from the coding sequence ATGGCCGTCGCCCCGATGGACACGGCCGCCGCCCCGGCGCGGCGGGCCCGGCACGAGCAGCCCCCGGCGGGCGGCGGGCGGGCGCGGGTCAACCGGCACCTGCTGCGGCTGCCGTTCTACCTGCTGTCGCTCACCATGGTGGTGCCGTTCTACTGGCTGGTCATCACGGTGCTGAAGCCGCCGGCGGAGCTGTCCAGGATCCCGCCGTCGTTCGTGCCGCGGTCGCCGTCGTACGTGAACTTCTACGACCCCGGCTGGTCGGCGCGGCAGGTCAACCCCGGGCACCTGGCGGGCGTCCTCCAGCGTTTCCAGGTGGACTTCGGGTTCTGGCGGTTCCTGTTCAACAGCGTCGTCATCACCACGTCGATCACCGTCGGGTCGCTGCTGATCTGCTCGCTGGCGGCGTACGTGATCACCAAGCACCAGATCAAGGGGCGGCGGGTCATCTTCCTGATGGTCATCGCGTCGATGATGGTGCCCTGGCAGACGACGCTGATCCCGAACTACGTCATCATGCGCAACCTGGGCTGGCTGGACACCTACACCGCCTACATCGTGCCGGCCCTGGCCAAGGCGTTCGTGCTGTTCTTCCTCGTGCAGTTCCTGCAGTCGGTGCCGGACGAGCTGATCCAGGCGGCCCGGGTGGACGGCGCCGGGGAGTGGCGCATCTGGTGGAAGATCGTGCTGCCGCTGCTGCGGCCGGCGCTGGCGGCGATGTCGATCTTCATCGTGCTGGCGGAGTGGAACAACTTCCTGTGGCCGCTGGTCATCGTGCAGAGCGACGAGATGGCGAACCTGCCGGTGGCGCTGGCCCGGCTCAACTCCTACTTCGGGGCGCCGGACCAGCAGGGGGCGATCATGGCGGGCGGGCTGATCGCGTCCGTCCCGACGATCGTGTTCTTCCTGGTGTTCCAGAAGTACTTCACGCGGGGGATCGCGCTCAGCGGCCTCAAGGGGTGA
- a CDS encoding DEAD/DEAH box helicase, with translation MLDAVLPALDDEGVTAPSGATAEQGPSEFELLGLPKPLVAGLARLGFDSPFPIQSATIPDVLAGNDVLGRGQTGSGKTLAFGLPTMARIAGVRPAPGRPRAMILVPTRELALQVHDALEPLGRGLGLRMKVVVGGMSMGKQIEALRRGVDLVIATPGRLGDLIRQGECSLADVEVSVLDEADHMCDLGFFPVVTDLLAQTPADGQRLLFSATLDGDVDKLVQRFLKNPITHSVAPATSPVDTMEHHVMQVTRDDKFDVIAEIANREGRTIIFVRTQHGVDRLCKQLARVGVKAGGLHGGKRQNQRTRILAEFREGSINVLVCTDVAARGIHVDNISLVLHVDPPQDHKSYLHRGGRTARAGEKGTVVTLVLPSERRSTDALTRRAGIHPFRLKATPGHPRVAEVTGARIPSGESIPVWEPDVRKPLRPRREGGGHGGSERRGRRPRRDFDGERRPRRHEDGERPFSGGGERPFSGGGEDRRPRRHADEPRTVGGDRDRGYRPRRGYQGDRGPSGERGFSGDRGYSTDRGFSGDRGFSGDRGFSGERPVNGGDDRRGGYRGERGYRDDRGFSGNRAPSGDRGFSGDRAPSGDRGFSGDRGYSGDRGFSGDRGFSGDRGYSADRGGYRGDDRGGRGGQDRGSRGDWRGSDDRGKRPRPFSSDRRHTR, from the coding sequence ATGCTTGACGCTGTCCTGCCCGCGCTCGACGACGAGGGCGTCACCGCGCCCTCCGGCGCCACCGCCGAGCAGGGCCCGTCCGAGTTCGAGCTGCTGGGCCTGCCCAAGCCGCTCGTCGCCGGGCTGGCCAGGCTGGGCTTCGACAGCCCCTTCCCCATCCAGAGCGCGACGATCCCCGACGTGCTCGCCGGCAACGACGTGCTCGGCCGCGGCCAGACCGGCTCCGGCAAGACCCTGGCCTTCGGCCTGCCCACCATGGCCCGCATCGCCGGCGTGCGGCCCGCCCCCGGGCGGCCCCGCGCCATGATCCTCGTGCCGACCCGCGAGCTCGCGCTCCAGGTCCACGACGCCCTCGAACCTCTCGGCCGCGGCCTCGGGCTGCGCATGAAGGTCGTCGTCGGCGGCATGTCCATGGGCAAGCAGATCGAGGCGCTGCGGCGCGGCGTCGACCTCGTCATCGCCACCCCCGGGCGGCTCGGCGACCTCATCAGGCAGGGCGAGTGCTCGCTCGCCGACGTCGAGGTCAGCGTCCTGGACGAGGCCGACCACATGTGCGACCTCGGCTTCTTCCCCGTCGTCACCGACCTGCTCGCGCAGACCCCGGCCGACGGCCAGCGGCTGCTGTTCTCGGCCACGCTCGACGGCGACGTCGACAAGCTGGTGCAGCGCTTCCTGAAGAACCCCATCACGCACTCCGTGGCGCCGGCGACCTCGCCGGTCGACACCATGGAGCACCACGTGATGCAGGTGACCCGCGACGACAAGTTCGACGTGATCGCCGAGATCGCCAACCGCGAGGGCCGCACGATCATCTTCGTGCGCACCCAGCACGGCGTCGACCGGCTGTGCAAGCAGCTGGCCCGCGTCGGCGTCAAGGCTGGCGGCCTGCACGGCGGCAAGCGCCAGAACCAGCGCACCCGCATCCTGGCGGAGTTCCGCGAGGGCTCCATCAACGTGCTGGTCTGCACCGACGTCGCGGCGCGCGGCATCCACGTGGACAACATCTCGCTGGTGCTGCACGTGGACCCGCCCCAGGACCACAAGAGCTACCTGCACCGCGGCGGGCGCACCGCGCGGGCCGGCGAGAAGGGCACCGTCGTCACGCTGGTGCTGCCCAGCGAGCGGCGCTCCACCGACGCGCTGACCCGCCGGGCGGGCATCCACCCGTTCCGCCTCAAGGCCACCCCGGGCCACCCGCGGGTCGCCGAGGTGACCGGCGCCCGCATCCCGAGCGGCGAGTCCATCCCCGTGTGGGAGCCGGACGTCCGCAAGCCCCTGCGCCCGCGGCGTGAGGGCGGCGGCCACGGCGGCTCCGAGCGGCGGGGCCGCCGGCCGCGCCGCGACTTCGACGGCGAGCGCCGCCCGCGCCGCCACGAGGACGGCGAGCGCCCGTTCTCCGGCGGCGGCGAGCGCCCGTTCTCGGGCGGCGGCGAGGACCGGCGTCCGCGCCGGCACGCCGACGAGCCGCGCACCGTCGGCGGCGACCGCGACCGCGGCTACCGGCCGAGGCGCGGCTACCAGGGCGACCGCGGCCCTTCGGGCGAGCGTGGCTTCTCGGGTGACCGTGGCTACTCGACCGACCGTGGTTTCTCCGGCGACCGTGGCTTCTCGGGTGACCGTGGCTTCTCCGGCGAGCGCCCCGTCAACGGCGGCGACGACCGGCGCGGCGGCTACCGTGGCGAGCGCGGCTACCGCGACGACCGCGGCTTCTCCGGCAACCGCGCTCCCTCGGGCGACCGTGGCTTCTCCGGCGACCGCGCCCCCTCGGGCGACCGCGGTTTCTCCGGTGACCGCGGCTACTCGGGTGACCGTGGTTTCTCGGGTGACCGTGGTTTCTCGGGTGACCGTGGCTACTCGGCCGACCGTGGCGGCTACCGCGGCGACGACCGCGGCGGCCGGGGCGGGCAGGACCGTGGCTCGCGGGGCGACTGGCGTGGCTCCGACGACCGCGGCAAGCGCCCGCGCCCGTTCTCGTCCGACCGCCGCCACACCCGCTGA
- the sufU gene encoding Fe-S cluster assembly sulfur transfer protein SufU produces MIGESMYQELILEHYKHPQGRGLREPYDAEVHHVNPTCGDEITLRVKVDGDQVLDVSYDGQGCSISQAAASVLHELATGSSVEESLSVVDEFTRLMQGRGQVAADEEVLGDAVAFAGVAKFPARVKCALLSWMAYKDAVVRSAAQ; encoded by the coding sequence ATGATCGGCGAGTCGATGTACCAGGAGCTGATCCTGGAGCACTACAAGCACCCGCAGGGACGCGGGCTGCGCGAGCCGTACGACGCCGAGGTCCACCACGTGAACCCGACGTGCGGCGACGAGATCACGCTCCGGGTCAAGGTCGACGGCGACCAGGTCCTGGACGTCTCCTACGACGGTCAGGGCTGCTCGATCAGCCAGGCGGCCGCCTCGGTGCTGCACGAGCTGGCCACCGGCTCGTCGGTCGAGGAGTCGCTGTCGGTCGTCGACGAGTTCACCCGCCTCATGCAGGGCAGGGGACAGGTGGCGGCCGACGAGGAGGTGCTCGGCGACGCGGTGGCGTTCGCGGGCGTGGCCAAGTTCCCGGCGCGCGTCAAGTGCGCGTTGCTGTCCTGGATGGCCTACAAGGACGCAGTGGTGAGGAGTGCAGCGCAGTGA
- a CDS encoding carbohydrate ABC transporter permease, whose translation MAGPLPLGSRLRRYGTSYAMLLPFLALFAAFLLWPLANSLYLSFTRFDGVNPAVFTGLENFAELAGDARFRHALGNTALYVVASVVLSTLLSLGLALAFNSASWPHRIMRTLFFLPSVTSSIALMLMWKWVLFPSEVGLANTVVHWLGGAGVPWLATPGLTVPILVLMSVWGGMGYGMVLYVAGLGSIPEEYYEAARIDGASTWQQFRHITLPLLRPVTTYVVVTGLIGAFQVFEAVYIVFRGTNNIGGVLDSALMIVPYLYDQGFTHFKLGYASAIAWVLFLIIFVLSLVNLRVGRAMKEL comes from the coding sequence ATGGCGGGTCCCCTCCCCCTCGGCAGCCGGCTGCGCCGTTACGGCACCTCGTACGCGATGCTGCTGCCCTTCCTCGCGCTGTTCGCGGCGTTCCTGCTGTGGCCGCTGGCCAACTCCCTCTACCTGAGCTTCACCCGCTTCGACGGGGTCAACCCGGCCGTCTTCACCGGCCTGGAGAACTTCGCCGAGCTCGCGGGCGACGCCCGCTTCCGGCACGCGCTCGGCAACACCGCCCTGTACGTGGTCGCGTCCGTCGTGCTGAGCACGCTGCTGTCGCTGGGGCTGGCGCTGGCCTTCAACAGCGCGAGCTGGCCGCACCGGATCATGCGCACGCTGTTCTTCCTGCCCTCGGTCACCTCCTCCATCGCGCTCATGCTCATGTGGAAGTGGGTGCTGTTCCCGAGCGAGGTGGGCCTGGCCAACACGGTGGTGCACTGGCTCGGCGGGGCCGGCGTGCCGTGGCTGGCCACGCCGGGGCTGACCGTCCCGATCCTGGTGCTGATGTCGGTGTGGGGCGGCATGGGGTACGGCATGGTGCTGTACGTCGCCGGGCTCGGCTCGATCCCCGAGGAGTACTACGAGGCGGCCAGGATCGACGGCGCCTCGACCTGGCAGCAGTTCCGCCACATCACCCTGCCGCTGCTGCGGCCGGTCACCACCTACGTGGTGGTGACCGGGCTGATCGGGGCGTTCCAGGTGTTCGAGGCGGTCTACATCGTCTTCCGCGGCACCAACAACATCGGCGGCGTCCTCGACTCGGCGCTGATGATCGTGCCCTACCTCTACGACCAAGGGTTCACCCACTTCAAGCTGGGCTACGCCTCGGCCATCGCGTGGGTGCTGTTCCTGATCATCTTCGTGCTGAGCCTCGTCAACCTGCGCGTCGGGCGCGCGATGAAGGAGCTGTGA
- a CDS encoding metal-sulfur cluster assembly factor: protein MEALKDVVDPELGINVVDLGLVYGLNLDPAGDGKPVATIDMTLTSAACPLTDVIEDQAHSALDGMVSDVKINWVWLPPWGPDKITDEGREQLRMLGFNV, encoded by the coding sequence ATGGAGGCGCTGAAGGACGTCGTCGACCCCGAGCTCGGCATCAACGTCGTCGACCTCGGCCTGGTCTACGGGCTCAACCTCGACCCGGCCGGCGACGGCAAGCCCGTGGCCACCATCGACATGACGCTGACCAGCGCGGCCTGCCCGCTGACCGACGTCATCGAGGACCAGGCCCACTCGGCGCTCGACGGCATGGTGTCCGACGTGAAGATCAACTGGGTCTGGCTGCCGCCATGGGGGCCGGACAAGATCACCGACGAGGGGCGTGAGCAGCTCCGTATGCTAGGCTTCAACGTCTGA
- a CDS encoding phosphoribosyl-ATP diphosphatase has translation MKTFEELFAELSEKARTRPAGSGTVAALDAGVHAIGKKVVEEAAESWMAAEHESDDRAAEEISQLLYHVQVLMIAKGIGLDQVYKHL, from the coding sequence ATGAAGACCTTCGAAGAGCTGTTCGCCGAGCTGTCCGAGAAGGCCCGCACCCGGCCCGCGGGCTCGGGCACCGTGGCCGCGCTCGACGCCGGCGTCCATGCCATCGGCAAGAAGGTCGTCGAGGAGGCCGCCGAGAGCTGGATGGCGGCCGAGCACGAGTCAGACGACAGGGCCGCCGAGGAGATCTCGCAGCTCCTCTACCACGTGCAGGTGCTCATGATCGCCAAGGGCATCGGGCTCGACCAGGTCTACAAGCATCTCTAG
- a CDS encoding LacI family DNA-binding transcriptional regulator has translation MKRPTIADIARRAGVSKGAVSYALNGRPGVSAETRARIRAIAQEVGWRPNLAARSLSGARAGAIGLVLCRPARILGVEPFFMELISGVEDELAAGSSALMLQVVPDHRAEIAVYRRWWGEGRVDGAILVDLRAADPRVPEVERLGLPAVVAGHPSGAGSLPAVWSDEAVVLREVVGYLAALGHRRVARVAGLPELLHTRIRDEAFARSCAAAGLEWHAAEHTDYTGEEGARATRLLLSARPRPTAIVYDNDIMAVAGLSVAREMGLDVPAGLSVVAWDDSPLSQVVRPPLTAVTRDVAAYGAHAARVLLRLVAGEEPDGAEDPPARLLPRGSTAPFSS, from the coding sequence GTGAAGAGGCCGACGATCGCCGACATCGCACGGCGAGCCGGCGTGTCGAAGGGGGCCGTGTCGTACGCGCTGAACGGCCGCCCCGGCGTGTCCGCCGAGACCAGGGCCCGCATCAGGGCCATCGCGCAGGAGGTCGGCTGGCGGCCCAACCTGGCCGCGCGCTCGCTGAGCGGCGCCCGCGCCGGCGCGATCGGGCTCGTGCTGTGCCGGCCGGCGCGCATCCTCGGCGTGGAGCCGTTCTTCATGGAGCTGATCAGCGGCGTCGAGGACGAGCTGGCGGCCGGCTCCTCCGCGCTGATGCTGCAGGTGGTGCCCGACCACCGGGCCGAGATCGCGGTCTACCGGCGCTGGTGGGGCGAGGGCCGGGTGGACGGCGCGATCCTGGTGGACCTGCGCGCCGCCGACCCCCGGGTGCCGGAGGTGGAGCGGCTGGGCCTGCCCGCCGTGGTGGCCGGGCACCCGTCGGGCGCGGGCTCGCTGCCCGCCGTCTGGTCCGACGAGGCCGTGGTGCTGCGGGAGGTGGTGGGTTACCTGGCGGCGCTCGGCCACCGGCGGGTGGCCAGGGTGGCGGGGCTGCCCGAGCTGCTGCACACCAGGATCAGGGACGAGGCGTTCGCGCGGAGCTGCGCGGCGGCGGGCCTGGAGTGGCACGCGGCCGAGCACACCGACTACACCGGCGAGGAGGGCGCACGGGCGACGAGGCTGCTGCTCAGCGCGCGGCCGCGGCCCACGGCGATCGTCTACGACAACGACATCATGGCCGTCGCGGGCCTGTCGGTCGCCCGCGAGATGGGCCTGGACGTGCCCGCCGGGCTGTCCGTCGTGGCCTGGGACGACTCCCCGCTCTCCCAGGTGGTCCGGCCGCCGCTGACCGCCGTGACCCGCGACGTCGCGGCCTACGGCGCGCACGCCGCCCGCGTCCTGCTGCGGCTGGTGGCCGGAGAGGAGCCGGACGGCGCCGAGGACCCGCCCGCGCGGCTGCTGCCGAGGGGGAGCACCGCTCCGTTTTCATCGTGA